One genomic segment of Vespa velutina chromosome 10, iVesVel2.1, whole genome shotgun sequence includes these proteins:
- the LOC124952490 gene encoding inward rectifier potassium channel 2-like isoform X2 — protein MATATSLSPSASNGEKLHHLGDGGTAFSGLRRALSQVSMLVLKATTSGEAAWREELLKYRQTRFSSRRVRKRVVFKHGDCNVVQGNVAKRRRRYLQDIFTTLVDAQWRWTLLVFSMNFLLSWLGFALIWWLIAYSHGDLDPRNYNSPNFTFTPCVQDIHSFTSCFLFSVETQHTIGYGSKHTTDECPEAIFVMCIQSMTGVILQAFMVGIVFAKLSRPKKRTQTLLFSRNAVICQRDGQSCLMFRVGDMRKSHIIEAHVRAQMIKRKVTREGELLPFFQTELKVGGDGEEDKIFFIWPTTIVHKIDEHSPLYHISASDMLRERFEIVVILEGVIESTGMTTQARSSYLPSEILWGHRFEHIITFRKETGEYEVNYSLFNNTYEVDTPLCSAADLDQIRAMHRAKGERVSSGAFPYHDVSSSSLTTSSGSSLASSLGGLHMHAPPLTPPTPIPVMITGPDGTLRRESVNSIQVEPRQPIFYTPDESIDNEFACGATPISPEESKVQEEYNRALEDINATLRKNRKQHNCKDEKKIHREGSKSTLDSKKSDSRINIEGMKRSTSRPTIDQCQARNKKSSSKSTLDPGHNKFRGSHESLRDAMPRRSSLGDSHKAKDMQKKTCFVLGNEEETRSVEITIPTISTSLGVPQRLEIVVDSAESNHRLERMNACEDV, from the exons ataCCGTCAAACCAGATTCAGTTCTAGGAGAGTACGTAAGAGAGTAGTGTTCAAGCATGGAGATTGCAACGTCGTTCAAGGAAACGTTGCtaaacgtcgtcgtcgttatttgcag gatattTTCACCACTTTAGTCGACGCTCAATGGCGTTGGACGCTTCTCGTCTTTTCGATgaactttttactttcttgGCTCGGTTTTGCTCTGATTTGGTGGTTGATCGCATACAGCCACGGAGACCTTGATCCACGTAATTACAACTCGCCGAATTTTACATTTACTCCTTGCGTCCAAGATATACATAGTTTCACCAGCTGTTTCCTCTTTTCCGTCGAGACACAGCACACGATCGG GTATGGCTCCAAGCACACGACGGACGAGTGTCCAGAGGCGATATTCGTCATGTGTATACAATCGATGACAGGAGTGATCCTGCAAGCCTTTATGGTCGGCATAGTATTCGCAAAGTTGTCTCGACCGAAAAAAAGAACGCAGACCCTTCTTTTCTCGAGGAACGCAGTAATATGTCAAAGAGACGGGCAATCGTGTTTGATGTTTCGCGTCGGAGATATGAGAAAGAGTCATATCATCGAGGCTCATGTCAGAGCACAAATGATCAAAAGAAAG GTAACGAGAGAGGGCGAGCTCTTACCGTTCTTTCAAACGGAATTAAAAGTTGGCGGTGACGGGGAGGAGgacaagatattttttatatggcCGACAACGATAGTTCATAAGATCGATGAACATTCGCCACTTTATCATATATCCGCCAGCGATATGCTAAGGGAACGTTTTGAGATTGTCGTTATTTTGGAAG GTGTGATCGAATCGACCGGTATGACGACACAAGCGAGAAGCTCTTATCTACCATCGGAAATTCTTTGGGGACATCGTTTCGAACACATTATCACGTTCCGTAAGGAAACCGGCGAATACGAGGTCAATTACAGTCTCTTTAATAATACTTACGAGGTCGATACTCCTCTCTGTTCTGCAGCCGATCTTGATCAAATCAGAGCAATGCATCGAGCTAAAGGAG AACGCGTGAGTTCAGGTGCATTTCCATATCACGACGTCTCGAGCAGTTCTCTGACTACAAGTTCCGGTTCGAGTTTGGCCTCTTCTCTCGGTGGTCTTCACATGCATGCACCTCCGTTGACTCCACCGACTCCGATTCCGGTTATGATCACCGGTCCTGACGGCACCTTGAGACGAGAAAGCGTAAACAGTATTCAAGTTGAACCAAGACAACCAATATTTTATACTCCCGACGAG TCGATCGATAACGAGTTTGCTTGCGGTGCTACTCCCATAAGTCCGGAGGAATCGAAAGTGCAAGAGGAATATAATCGTGCCTTGGAGGACATCAATGCGACGcttagaaaaaatagaaaacaacaTAATTGCAAGGATGAGAAGAAGATTCATCGGGAAGGCTCAAAGAGTACTCTTGATTCGAAGAAAAGCGACTCGAGGATTAATATTGAAGGAATGAAAAGATCAACCTCACGTCCGACCATCGATCAATGTCAAGCTCGCAATAAAAAGTCATCCTCGAAGTCGACTTTGGATCCCGG ACATAACAAATTTAGGGGCTCGCATGAATCTCTTCGTGATGCCATGCCGAGGAGATCGAGTTTGGGCGACAGTCACAAGGCTAAAGACATGCAAAAGAAGACGTGCTTTGTATTGGGAAACGAAGAGGAAACGAGAAGCGTCGAGATAACTATACCGACGATATCAACGTCGTTGGGAGTTCCTCAACGATTAGAAATCGTCGTTGACTCAGCGGAATCAAATCATCGCTTGGAACGAATGAATGCTTGCGAAGACGTCTAA
- the LOC124952490 gene encoding G protein-activated inward rectifier potassium channel 3-like isoform X3, producing MKIFYLRNCYFGDKYRQTRFSSRRVRKRVVFKHGDCNVVQGNVAKRRRRYLQDIFTTLVDAQWRWTLLVFSMNFLLSWLGFALIWWLIAYSHGDLDPRNYNSPNFTFTPCVQDIHSFTSCFLFSVETQHTIGYGSKHTTDECPEAIFVMCIQSMTGVILQAFMVGIVFAKLSRPKKRTQTLLFSRNAVICQRDGQSCLMFRVGDMRKSHIIEAHVRAQMIKRKVTREGELLPFFQTELKVGGDGEEDKIFFIWPTTIVHKIDEHSPLYHISASDMLRERFEIVVILEGVIESTGMTTQARSSYLPSEILWGHRFEHIITFRKETGEYEVNYSLFNNTYEVDTPLCSAADLDQIRAMHRAKGERVSSGAFPYHDVSSSSLTTSSGSSLASSLGGLHMHAPPLTPPTPIPVMITGPDGTLRRESVNSIQVEPRQPIFYTPDESIDNEFACGATPISPEESKVQEEYNRALEDINATLRKNRKQHNCKDEKKIHREGSKSTLDSKKSDSRINIEGMKRSTSRPTIDQCQARNKKSSSKSTLDPGHNKFRGSHESLRDAMPRRSSLGDSHKAKDMQKKTCFVLGNEEETRSVEITIPTISTSLGVPQRLEIVVDSAESNHRLERMNACEDV from the exons ataCCGTCAAACCAGATTCAGTTCTAGGAGAGTACGTAAGAGAGTAGTGTTCAAGCATGGAGATTGCAACGTCGTTCAAGGAAACGTTGCtaaacgtcgtcgtcgttatttgcag gatattTTCACCACTTTAGTCGACGCTCAATGGCGTTGGACGCTTCTCGTCTTTTCGATgaactttttactttcttgGCTCGGTTTTGCTCTGATTTGGTGGTTGATCGCATACAGCCACGGAGACCTTGATCCACGTAATTACAACTCGCCGAATTTTACATTTACTCCTTGCGTCCAAGATATACATAGTTTCACCAGCTGTTTCCTCTTTTCCGTCGAGACACAGCACACGATCGG GTATGGCTCCAAGCACACGACGGACGAGTGTCCAGAGGCGATATTCGTCATGTGTATACAATCGATGACAGGAGTGATCCTGCAAGCCTTTATGGTCGGCATAGTATTCGCAAAGTTGTCTCGACCGAAAAAAAGAACGCAGACCCTTCTTTTCTCGAGGAACGCAGTAATATGTCAAAGAGACGGGCAATCGTGTTTGATGTTTCGCGTCGGAGATATGAGAAAGAGTCATATCATCGAGGCTCATGTCAGAGCACAAATGATCAAAAGAAAG GTAACGAGAGAGGGCGAGCTCTTACCGTTCTTTCAAACGGAATTAAAAGTTGGCGGTGACGGGGAGGAGgacaagatattttttatatggcCGACAACGATAGTTCATAAGATCGATGAACATTCGCCACTTTATCATATATCCGCCAGCGATATGCTAAGGGAACGTTTTGAGATTGTCGTTATTTTGGAAG GTGTGATCGAATCGACCGGTATGACGACACAAGCGAGAAGCTCTTATCTACCATCGGAAATTCTTTGGGGACATCGTTTCGAACACATTATCACGTTCCGTAAGGAAACCGGCGAATACGAGGTCAATTACAGTCTCTTTAATAATACTTACGAGGTCGATACTCCTCTCTGTTCTGCAGCCGATCTTGATCAAATCAGAGCAATGCATCGAGCTAAAGGAG AACGCGTGAGTTCAGGTGCATTTCCATATCACGACGTCTCGAGCAGTTCTCTGACTACAAGTTCCGGTTCGAGTTTGGCCTCTTCTCTCGGTGGTCTTCACATGCATGCACCTCCGTTGACTCCACCGACTCCGATTCCGGTTATGATCACCGGTCCTGACGGCACCTTGAGACGAGAAAGCGTAAACAGTATTCAAGTTGAACCAAGACAACCAATATTTTATACTCCCGACGAG TCGATCGATAACGAGTTTGCTTGCGGTGCTACTCCCATAAGTCCGGAGGAATCGAAAGTGCAAGAGGAATATAATCGTGCCTTGGAGGACATCAATGCGACGcttagaaaaaatagaaaacaacaTAATTGCAAGGATGAGAAGAAGATTCATCGGGAAGGCTCAAAGAGTACTCTTGATTCGAAGAAAAGCGACTCGAGGATTAATATTGAAGGAATGAAAAGATCAACCTCACGTCCGACCATCGATCAATGTCAAGCTCGCAATAAAAAGTCATCCTCGAAGTCGACTTTGGATCCCGG ACATAACAAATTTAGGGGCTCGCATGAATCTCTTCGTGATGCCATGCCGAGGAGATCGAGTTTGGGCGACAGTCACAAGGCTAAAGACATGCAAAAGAAGACGTGCTTTGTATTGGGAAACGAAGAGGAAACGAGAAGCGTCGAGATAACTATACCGACGATATCAACGTCGTTGGGAGTTCCTCAACGATTAGAAATCGTCGTTGACTCAGCGGAATCAAATCATCGCTTGGAACGAATGAATGCTTGCGAAGACGTCTAA